The genomic interval CTGGGTCCAGTGCCCGGACTTCCGCGACCAGTTGTTCGAATTGCGCCGCGCTCGCCGGATCACGGCTGCCGTGTGCGGCGAGGAGGACAGCGTAGTCGTTGTCGGTCACGCCTCCCCCTCCAGTCCGGTGGGCATGGGGGCCAGGGCGCGCAGGAGCAGGATGGTCATGTCCGAAAACTCGTTCTCGGCCAGTTCGGCCAGGTTGCCGGTCCACTCGGCCTCGGTGCGTGACAGGTTCTCCCACACCTCGGTACGGTGTTCCGGTGGCAGGCCGCTGCCGAGCAGGTATGCAGCAACATCCTTCGGCATGAAGTCCCAGGGGCGCGGAATGACAATCGCGTTGCGGCCTGCCGCCAGTACGTCCTTCAGGTGGGTTTTGAACGGTGTCAGGTCGCCCCGGCGGTGGAAGGTCAGGAAGGTCGTCTCGTCGAAGCAGACCCGCCCCTTGCTGGCGAGCATCTGGGCACTCGATATGCCGGGCACGGTCTCGACCTGATGCCCGCAGGCGGTCTCCACCCGTTCCAGAAACTGAAAGCCGCTGAAATGGATGTCACCCATGAAGACCACTACGCAGCGTTGTCCGGCATGGTGAAGTGTAGCGACCTCAGCCAGCTTGGCCACTTGATCGCGGTAGCCCATCGTGATGACCTGGGTGGTATCGGGGATCAGGGGCTGGACCACGTTGACGACAGCGTCGAATCCGGCGACTACATCTGCTCCCGTGATGAGGTCGCTCCCCTTGCGGGTCAGGAAATCCAGGTGTCCGGGCCCAGCGCCTATGCAGATGATCATGCGTGACCGTGTGGAGAGGGAACGATGTGAAGAGCTGTTTGGGGTAGGGAAGAAGACATATGAAGCTCCGGCGTGCGGGGAAACAGCAGCCGGAAACGGGAGCACATCTGAAAAGAGCCCGTTCCAGCTGTGGGCCGGAGCAGACGTGTCTCTGTGCTATAGGGCACGTGGATAGACGAAAGGCTCGTTGTTGGCCCTCTGACAGCGAGAGGTTCCTGGCCGTATGA from Deinococcus sp. Leaf326 carries:
- a CDS encoding cobalt-precorrin-7 (C(5))-methyltransferase, encoding MLPFPAAVSPHAGASYVFFPTPNSSSHRSLSTRSRMIICIGAGPGHLDFLTRKGSDLITGADVVAGFDAVVNVVQPLIPDTTQVITMGYRDQVAKLAEVATLHHAGQRCVVVFMGDIHFSGFQFLERVETACGHQVETVPGISSAQMLASKGRVCFDETTFLTFHRRGDLTPFKTHLKDVLAAGRNAIVIPRPWDFMPKDVAAYLLGSGLPPEHRTEVWENLSRTEAEWTGNLAELAENEFSDMTILLLRALAPMPTGLEGEA